The Clostridium sporogenes genome contains a region encoding:
- a CDS encoding V-type ATP synthase subunit C, with amino-acid sequence MDALLFTQVIPRIRVLETRLLDKTKLDRMIDSSSPLEALKILEETEYSTFMSKVKRPEDYEILLSNELKRVYHLLYEISPVKSLVNMMSLKYDYHNIKVMIKGKILNKDFTDIIIPVGNVPIEKLKTFIDNEYYRDLNPIMRKAIEDAFEDFSANKDPQKIDIILDKYMFEQMLLLNKEIGDKFLDKYLKSLIDLNNIKTLLRVKKQNKDKNFFTSVIISGGFIDKDKLIALLNDSVENIPAKLSYTDYGEVLRAGIDAYSKTGSINIFEKLSDNFIMEYMKRAKYISFGPEPIISYLYAKENEIKVIRIIMIGKLNNMKSEIIRERLRDIYV; translated from the coding sequence ATGGATGCATTACTATTTACTCAGGTAATACCTAGAATTAGAGTATTAGAAACTAGACTCCTTGACAAAACAAAACTTGATAGGATGATAGATAGCAGCTCTCCTTTAGAAGCTTTAAAGATTCTTGAAGAAACTGAATATTCTACATTTATGTCAAAGGTAAAAAGGCCTGAGGATTATGAAATACTTTTAAGTAATGAGCTTAAAAGAGTTTATCATTTGCTCTACGAAATTTCCCCTGTAAAATCTTTAGTTAATATGATGAGTTTAAAGTACGATTATCATAATATTAAAGTTATGATAAAAGGAAAAATTTTAAATAAAGATTTTACAGATATAATAATCCCTGTGGGTAATGTGCCTATAGAAAAGCTTAAGACTTTTATAGATAATGAATATTATAGAGATTTAAATCCAATAATGAGAAAAGCTATAGAAGATGCTTTTGAAGACTTTAGTGCTAATAAAGATCCACAGAAAATTGATATTATACTTGATAAATATATGTTTGAACAAATGCTTTTATTAAATAAGGAAATAGGAGATAAATTTTTAGATAAATATTTAAAAAGTCTTATTGACTTAAATAATATAAAAACTCTTTTAAGGGTTAAAAAGCAAAACAAAGATAAAAACTTTTTTACAAGTGTAATTATAAGTGGAGGTTTTATAGATAAAGATAAACTGATAGCTTTACTTAACGATTCAGTTGAAAATATTCCAGCAAAACTTTCTTATACAGATTATGGAGAAGTTCTTAGAGCTGGGATAGATGCTTATTCAAAAACTGGTTCAATAAATATTTTTGAAAAATTAAGTGATAATTTTATAATGGAGTATATGAAAAGAGCAAAATATATAAGTTTTGGCCCAGAACCAATAATATCTTATTTATATGCTAAAGAAAATGAAATAAAAGTTATAAGAATTATAATGATTGGAAAGCTCAATAACATGAAGAGCGAAATAATAAGAGAAAGGCTGCGTGATATCTATGTATAA
- a CDS encoding V-type ATP synthase subunit F, protein MSMYKIGVVGDKDSILAFKALGIDVYPVTEPDEARITINKMAAEKYAIIFVTEQIAKDLEETIERYNRELIPAVILIPSNQGSLNIGMQRINDNVEKAVGVNIL, encoded by the coding sequence ATATCTATGTATAAAATAGGTGTAGTTGGAGATAAAGATTCCATATTGGCCTTTAAAGCTCTTGGTATTGATGTATATCCTGTTACTGAACCAGATGAAGCAAGAATTACTATCAATAAAATGGCCGCGGAAAAGTATGCTATTATATTTGTTACAGAACAAATAGCTAAAGATTTGGAAGAAACTATTGAGAGATATAATAGAGAATTAATTCCTGCCGTTATACTTATTCCTAGTAATCAGGGGTCTCTAAATATTGGTATGCAGAGAATAAATGATAACGTGGAAAAAGCAGTTGGTGTTAATATTTTATAA